A stretch of Carnobacterium iners DNA encodes these proteins:
- a CDS encoding DUF421 domain-containing protein: MDFLFKDWTMVYRTVIVGTLAYLLLIFVLRIFGKRILAKMSAFDFVVTVAFGSILATILTNSKLTLVDGMAALTLLVLLQFILSKLILHVNFIDKLAKSEPALLYFNGEYDEQAMKKERVLKEELYQAARSSGFVSMDDILGIVLEANGEFSVLSKSEYTTGNSTLINIKKDYFTSL, translated from the coding sequence GTGGATTTCTTATTTAAAGACTGGACGATGGTCTATAGAACAGTAATTGTAGGGACGTTAGCTTACTTGTTATTAATTTTCGTTCTTCGGATTTTTGGAAAACGAATATTAGCAAAAATGAGCGCTTTTGACTTCGTTGTAACAGTTGCCTTTGGTTCTATTTTAGCAACCATTCTAACAAATAGTAAACTAACCTTAGTCGACGGAATGGCTGCACTAACGTTATTGGTATTATTACAATTTATTTTATCAAAATTAATTTTACACGTTAATTTTATAGATAAGTTGGCTAAGTCAGAGCCTGCCTTGTTGTATTTCAATGGGGAATATGATGAACAAGCTATGAAAAAAGAGCGAGTTTTAAAAGAAGAACTTTATCAAGCAGCACGCTCATCTGGATTTGTTTCAATGGATGATATTTTAGGTATTGTCCTAGAAGCAAATGGTGAGTTTTCAGTTCTTTCTAAAAGCGAATATACTACTGGAAATAGTACCCTAATAAACATAAAAAAAGATTATTTTACTAGCTTATAA
- the kdpB gene encoding potassium-transporting ATPase subunit KdpB gives MNQTEKKTLIDKKILLSAIKGSFIKLNPRYMMKNPVIFVVEIGFFITLLLSFVPDLFGSVNTNARTYNMIVTFILFITVLFANFAESVAEGRGKAQAESLKKTQKDMKARILKENKSEEMVDANQLKKGDLVLVKSGELIPTDGEVVEGIASVDESAITGESAPVVKENGGDFASVTGGTTVVSDWLKIRVTSNPGESFLDKMISLVEGASRKKTPNEIALNTLLVSLTIIFLIVIVTLYPLASYVGVKLEISTLIALTVCLIPTTIGGLLSAIGIAGMDRVTRFNVIAMSGKAVEACGDVDTMILDKTGTITYGNRMAAEFSPVKGVSEVELIEKAVLSSLQDDTPEGKSIVDLGIKQTGKHFSENLQTIFIEFTAQTRMSGIDIENGTKIRKGASDAIIEYVQLIGGYIPKDLEEIVRNISSLGGTPLVVSENKTILGVIYLKDTIKPGLVERFARLREIGIKTIMCTGDNPLTAATIAQEAGVDSFIAQCKPEDKIKVIKDEQSEGKVVAMTGDGTNDAPALAQADVGIAMNSGTSAAKEAANMIDLDSDPTKILDVVEIGKQLLITRGSLTTFSIANDVAKYFAIIPAMFMNVIPQLGVLNIMALSTSYSAILSALIFNALIIPLLIPLAMRGVKYKPQRSEKMLIHNMLIYGLGGMIAPFIGIKMIDLVITPILIIIGL, from the coding sequence ATGAATCAAACAGAGAAAAAAACTTTAATAGATAAAAAAATATTATTGAGCGCTATAAAGGGCTCATTTATAAAATTAAATCCAAGATATATGATGAAGAATCCAGTGATATTTGTAGTTGAAATTGGCTTTTTTATCACACTACTTTTAAGTTTTGTACCGGATTTATTCGGTAGTGTAAATACAAACGCAAGAACGTACAATATGATTGTAACTTTTATTTTATTCATAACCGTTTTGTTTGCAAATTTTGCTGAATCAGTTGCAGAAGGTCGAGGCAAAGCACAAGCAGAAAGTCTTAAAAAGACACAAAAAGATATGAAAGCAAGAATTTTAAAAGAAAATAAATCAGAAGAAATGGTTGATGCTAATCAGTTGAAAAAAGGAGACTTGGTTCTGGTTAAATCTGGCGAACTTATTCCTACAGATGGAGAAGTAGTTGAGGGAATTGCTTCTGTCGATGAGTCTGCTATAACTGGAGAATCTGCTCCTGTAGTTAAAGAAAACGGTGGTGATTTTGCTTCCGTAACTGGTGGTACAACAGTTGTGAGTGACTGGCTAAAAATAAGAGTTACTTCTAATCCAGGAGAATCTTTTTTAGATAAAATGATTTCACTTGTTGAAGGGGCTTCAAGGAAGAAAACGCCCAATGAAATTGCATTGAATACGTTACTGGTTAGTTTAACCATCATTTTCCTGATTGTCATTGTTACTTTGTATCCACTAGCTAGTTACGTTGGAGTAAAGTTAGAAATCTCCACATTAATTGCTTTAACGGTGTGCTTAATTCCTACAACGATTGGTGGGCTATTATCGGCAATAGGCATTGCAGGTATGGATCGAGTAACTCGTTTTAATGTTATTGCCATGTCTGGCAAAGCAGTTGAAGCTTGTGGTGATGTAGACACAATGATTTTAGATAAAACCGGAACAATTACCTACGGGAATCGTATGGCAGCTGAGTTTTCACCTGTAAAAGGGGTGAGTGAAGTTGAATTAATTGAAAAGGCTGTTCTAAGTTCTCTTCAAGATGATACTCCAGAAGGTAAATCCATTGTCGATTTAGGAATTAAGCAAACTGGTAAACACTTTAGTGAGAATTTACAGACAATATTTATCGAGTTTACAGCTCAGACGAGAATGAGTGGTATAGATATAGAAAATGGAACAAAAATTCGTAAAGGGGCCTCCGATGCGATAATCGAATATGTTCAATTGATAGGTGGATATATTCCAAAAGACTTAGAAGAAATTGTTCGAAATATTTCTTCGCTAGGTGGTACACCACTAGTAGTGAGTGAAAACAAGACTATCCTAGGAGTTATTTATTTGAAAGACACCATAAAACCAGGTTTGGTTGAACGTTTTGCTCGACTTAGAGAAATAGGAATCAAAACAATCATGTGCACAGGAGATAATCCATTAACGGCTGCAACAATTGCACAGGAAGCTGGAGTAGACAGTTTTATTGCTCAATGTAAGCCTGAAGACAAGATTAAGGTAATCAAAGATGAGCAATCAGAAGGAAAAGTCGTTGCAATGACTGGAGATGGTACTAATGATGCGCCTGCACTTGCTCAAGCAGATGTTGGAATTGCTATGAATAGCGGAACCTCTGCAGCTAAAGAAGCAGCTAATATGATTGATTTAGATTCAGATCCAACGAAAATTTTGGATGTTGTAGAGATTGGCAAACAACTTTTGATTACTAGAGGATCTCTCACAACGTTTAGTATTGCAAATGATGTAGCGAAATATTTCGCGATTATTCCAGCTATGTTCATGAACGTTATACCCCAATTAGGTGTATTGAATATCATGGCTTTGTCCACTTCTTACAGTGCAATCCTGTCGGCATTGATTTTCAATGCACTCATCATACCTTTACTTATTCCTTTAGCAATGAGGGGAGTTAAGTATAAGCCACAACGCTCTGAGAAGATGTTGATTCACAATATGCTGATTTATGGTTTAGGTGGTATGATTGCTCCATTTATAGGGATAAAGATGATTGATTTAGTCATTACTCCTATACTAATTATTATTGGACTTTGA
- a CDS encoding YidH family protein: protein MKDEASKNDLAKKRTELAVQRTILANERTFSAWIRTGLSSVLGGLAVVKFMGDNEIYRGYILLIGILFVLIGIAIYILAFLSFKDSFKRLKKENEDISNSLAILIAITTGMVLTAVLIMGLLISY from the coding sequence TTGAAAGACGAGGCTAGTAAAAATGATCTTGCAAAGAAACGGACAGAACTAGCAGTGCAAAGAACAATATTAGCAAACGAAAGAACCTTTAGTGCATGGATAAGAACAGGATTATCCTCAGTTCTAGGTGGATTAGCAGTTGTTAAATTTATGGGCGATAACGAAATTTATCGTGGCTATATCTTACTGATTGGTATCTTATTTGTACTAATAGGGATAGCTATTTACATTCTTGCTTTCTTAAGCTTTAAAGATAGTTTTAAACGATTGAAAAAAGAGAATGAAGATATCTCAAATTCATTGGCTATTCTAATAGCAATTACCACGGGGATGGTCCTAACGGCTGTACTTATTATGGGGCTCTTAATATCCTATTAG
- a CDS encoding K(+)-transporting ATPase subunit C, with product MKKVMLELKTPFLISIVFLFICGLAYPLLMTGVSQVIFPKQANGSLVMVNDEIVGSKLIGQKFTDPRFMKSRPSAVNYNTYTIEEKNEGLYSGVASGSTNFAATNPELEKRVEKDMAYFLQTNPSIKKSQIPTDLLTASGSGLDPHISYESALVQLPEISETSGLNQDELQKIVKKNTENKFIGIFGEKIVNVLGVNIDIAKKIDVVIGK from the coding sequence ATGAAAAAAGTAATGCTAGAACTAAAAACACCTTTTTTGATAAGTATTGTATTTCTATTTATTTGTGGCTTAGCATACCCGCTACTGATGACAGGAGTGAGCCAAGTTATTTTCCCGAAACAAGCTAACGGCAGTTTAGTCATGGTAAATGATGAAATTGTAGGATCAAAGTTAATAGGACAAAAATTTACTGATCCTCGCTTTATGAAGAGTCGTCCATCTGCTGTGAATTACAATACGTATACAATAGAGGAAAAAAATGAAGGTTTATATAGTGGCGTAGCTTCAGGTTCAACTAATTTTGCAGCAACTAATCCAGAATTAGAAAAAAGAGTAGAAAAAGATATGGCCTATTTTTTACAAACTAATCCAAGTATCAAAAAAAGTCAAATTCCAACTGATTTATTAACAGCTTCGGGTTCTGGATTAGACCCGCACATAAGCTACGAGTCAGCATTAGTTCAATTGCCAGAAATTTCTGAGACTTCAGGTCTTAATCAAGATGAGCTTCAAAAAATTGTGAAAAAAAATACTGAAAATAAATTTATTGGTATTTTTGGTGAGAAGATTGTAAATGTTTTAGGTGTAAATATAGATATTGCTAAAAAAATAGACGTGGTTATAGGTAAATAA
- the kdpA gene encoding potassium-transporting ATPase subunit KdpA, with the protein MLQISLIIVAFLLLIIPTGNYLYHIATGQHTFADPFFDKIDNGIYKLSGIKKEDMSWKKYAFSMLMTNAVMAMLGYFVLRIQSIPLLNPNGISGMESFLSFNTIISFMTNTNLQHYAGETHLSYLGQIVVIIFMMFTSAATGFSVAMAFIRGLSGKVISLGNFYVDLTRIITRVLLPFSIVGGLLLVSQGVPQNFTQNVTIQTIEGTYQDIAMGPVASLEIIKHLGTNGGGFFGANSATPFENPNVVTNMIEMLAMMLLPGSIVIAFGHMVSNRRKEKTKEKASWIGRQARPLFIVMLSLFFIGLSICLWAEKAGNPILESIGLNQDMGSMEGKETRFGIEQSALFTTVTTAFTTGSINNMHDTLTPIGGAVPLVNMMLNVVFGGKGVGLMNMVLYGILAVFICGLMIGRTPEYLGKKIEGKEMKLTALGIIIHPLIILSFSALALATSSGVEGITNPGFHGLTQVIYEFSSSAANNGSGFEGLADNTNFWNITTGLAMFFGRYLTIIIQLAIASSLMMKRQVNESIGTLKTDTGTFTVALFMVIMIIAALTFFPVVVLGPIAEHLTLWK; encoded by the coding sequence ATGCTTCAAATAAGTTTAATAATAGTCGCATTTTTATTGTTGATTATTCCAACAGGCAATTATTTATACCACATTGCAACAGGACAACATACTTTTGCAGATCCATTTTTCGATAAGATAGATAATGGCATCTACAAATTAAGTGGGATAAAAAAAGAAGATATGAGTTGGAAAAAATATGCATTTTCGATGTTAATGACAAATGCAGTTATGGCAATGTTGGGCTATTTTGTTTTGAGAATACAATCGATTCCTTTACTAAACCCAAATGGGATATCCGGTATGGAATCTTTTCTTTCTTTTAATACGATTATCAGTTTTATGACAAATACAAATCTTCAACATTACGCTGGAGAAACTCACTTGTCTTACCTAGGACAAATAGTAGTCATTATCTTTATGATGTTCACTTCAGCAGCAACGGGATTCTCGGTTGCAATGGCTTTTATTAGAGGACTCTCAGGAAAAGTTATTTCATTAGGAAATTTTTACGTTGATTTAACTCGCATCATCACAAGAGTCTTGTTGCCGTTTTCGATTGTCGGAGGTTTATTATTAGTTTCTCAAGGTGTCCCACAAAACTTTACGCAAAATGTAACCATTCAAACAATTGAAGGTACTTATCAAGATATTGCTATGGGTCCTGTTGCATCATTAGAAATCATCAAACATTTAGGAACGAACGGCGGTGGTTTTTTTGGAGCAAACTCAGCAACACCATTTGAGAATCCGAATGTGGTAACGAATATGATTGAAATGCTAGCCATGATGTTACTACCTGGATCTATCGTTATAGCATTTGGGCATATGGTTAGCAATCGAAGAAAAGAGAAAACGAAAGAAAAAGCCTCATGGATTGGGAGGCAAGCCAGACCGCTATTTATAGTGATGTTATCGCTGTTTTTTATTGGATTAAGTATTTGCTTATGGGCTGAAAAAGCTGGTAATCCTATTTTAGAAAGTATCGGTTTAAATCAAGATATGGGAAGTATGGAAGGTAAAGAAACGCGTTTTGGGATAGAACAGTCGGCACTTTTTACAACAGTAACAACTGCATTTACGACAGGTTCTATTAACAATATGCATGATACTTTGACACCAATTGGAGGAGCTGTTCCATTAGTAAATATGATGTTAAATGTTGTATTTGGCGGTAAGGGTGTTGGCTTAATGAATATGGTTCTGTATGGTATTTTAGCAGTCTTTATCTGCGGCCTAATGATTGGTCGTACACCAGAGTATCTGGGTAAAAAAATTGAAGGAAAAGAAATGAAACTGACTGCATTAGGAATTATCATCCATCCTTTAATTATTTTATCTTTCTCTGCGCTCGCATTAGCAACTTCAAGTGGAGTTGAAGGAATTACGAACCCAGGCTTTCATGGACTCACACAAGTAATATATGAATTTTCATCATCAGCTGCTAATAATGGATCGGGATTTGAAGGATTGGCTGATAATACTAATTTTTGGAATATCACAACAGGACTTGCTATGTTTTTTGGCAGGTACCTTACAATTATCATTCAGCTAGCAATTGCAAGCTCGTTAATGATGAAACGACAAGTAAATGAATCTATTGGTACATTAAAAACAGATACAGGAACGTTTACGGTAGCACTGTTTATGGTTATTATGATTATTGCAGCGTTAACATTCTTCCCTGTAGTAGTACTAGGACCAATTGCGGAACATTTAACCTTATGGAAATAG
- the kdpF gene encoding K(+)-transporting ATPase subunit F: MLILLGVVLIFLAGYLLYALINPEKF; this comes from the coding sequence ATGTTAATTCTTTTAGGTGTTGTGCTTATTTTTTTAGCAGGCTATCTTTTATATGCTTTAATTAATCCAGAAAAATTTTAA
- a CDS encoding SHOCT domain-containing protein, with protein sequence MHNQFDYMGPNMFLMFLIPLVILLVVGLSIYMINKNNNENRGDKETALDILDKRYANGEIDEEEYLKKKKILKN encoded by the coding sequence ATGCATAATCAATTTGATTATATGGGTCCTAATATGTTTTTAATGTTTTTGATACCGTTGGTTATCCTATTAGTGGTTGGATTATCCATCTATATGATAAATAAGAATAATAACGAGAACAGAGGAGATAAAGAAACTGCGTTAGATATTTTAGATAAAAGGTACGCAAATGGTGAAATAGATGAAGAAGAGTACCTTAAGAAGAAAAAAATACTAAAAAATTAA
- a CDS encoding DUF302 domain-containing protein, giving the protein MNIVYEKRTDKSLNEAIEALEENLKENSFGVLWQLNFKDKLAEKGLDLKDDFVVLEVCNPKQAKEVLEKNSHIGYVLPCKMVVRTEDGQTYVGMTSPEKLISLFDDSELTEIAKDVEQALEKAVLASI; this is encoded by the coding sequence ATGAATATTGTATATGAAAAAAGAACAGATAAAAGTTTAAACGAGGCTATCGAGGCATTAGAAGAAAATTTAAAAGAAAACAGTTTTGGAGTTTTATGGCAGCTTAATTTTAAAGATAAGCTTGCTGAAAAAGGGTTAGACTTAAAGGATGATTTTGTCGTACTAGAAGTATGTAACCCAAAACAAGCGAAAGAAGTATTGGAAAAAAATAGCCATATCGGTTATGTGTTGCCGTGTAAAATGGTCGTAAGAACAGAAGATGGTCAAACGTATGTAGGAATGACAAGTCCTGAAAAACTTATTAGTTTATTTGACGATTCGGAATTAACAGAGATTGCTAAGGATGTTGAACAAGCTTTGGAAAAAGCTGTTCTAGCTTCAATTTAA
- a CDS encoding sensor histidine kinase, with protein MENQESRTVGHEESKQGKLRIYFGYAAGVGKTYAMLKDAHEAIKEGVDVVAGYIEPHERPGTSQLLDENLVVLSLKELSYKGITLKEFDLDAALKRKPKLILVDELAHSNAPMSRNKKRFQDIEELLKAGIDVYTTVNVQHIESLNNIVEKITGVYVQERIPDSIFDQADQVELVDIEPEDLIDRLNKGKIYKQSQVKRALDNFFTRGKLVALREIALRKTADQVNRMAIQSKISTKSSFTKEHILVCVSSSPTSLKVIRSAARIADAFKASFTALYVEEAEDGIVDDKEQVSLRENLRLAEQLGAQISTLYGDDVSNQIAEYAKISHVSKIVIGRTVHSKRWVKTNFVDTLTQLAPEIDIYIIPNSNSVLKKEKKFKLMKPPEFSLEDTIKTLIILMSSTVVGFLFEWMQFDVSNIIIIYILGVQINAVVTKGRLYSIVSSVLSVLAFNYLFTNPRFTFEVFNSSYPITFLVMLAAGLITSSLTKRIKEQARQTAQKAYRTEILLETNQKLQMADGVHEILNQTGNQLVRLLDKDIIIYPVFSNKLSALILMATDHSEETLVTYNALKESGVAEWVLKNNKRAGATTNTLPASKYLYMSVRKKNQVFAVIGISMGAGKILEIFEKSILIAILGECSIVLEKEIFRDRQHEISTRIEKEQLRTNLLRSVSHDLRTPLTGISGNAKLLMEKGIDLTKTQKEESYAMIYDDSMWLINLVENLLSITKIENENMKLNPQIDVMNEVIIEAIKHVDRHLSEHEFHVDLSEDILIAKMDPQLIMQVIVNIIDNAIKYTEKGSEIQLRAKKEGCHIQVEIADDGPGISDDAKIKIFELFYTANQLGADARRGLGLGLSLCRSILAAHGGEIYVKDNKPKGTIIGFRLESVEVNLNE; from the coding sequence ATGGAGAATCAAGAGAGTAGAACAGTTGGGCACGAAGAAAGTAAGCAGGGAAAGCTAAGGATATATTTTGGATATGCAGCAGGAGTTGGGAAAACTTATGCGATGCTTAAGGATGCACATGAAGCAATAAAAGAAGGGGTGGATGTTGTTGCAGGCTATATTGAACCACATGAACGCCCTGGAACAAGTCAATTACTTGATGAAAATCTAGTTGTTTTATCTTTGAAAGAGCTGTCTTATAAAGGGATAACACTTAAAGAATTTGATTTAGATGCTGCACTTAAAAGAAAGCCAAAATTAATACTAGTAGATGAACTGGCACATTCGAATGCTCCAATGAGTCGAAACAAAAAAAGATTTCAAGATATTGAAGAGCTATTAAAAGCAGGTATTGATGTATACACAACAGTAAATGTTCAGCATATTGAAAGTCTCAATAATATTGTTGAAAAAATTACAGGCGTTTATGTTCAAGAACGAATTCCAGATAGTATTTTTGATCAAGCAGATCAAGTTGAATTAGTAGATATTGAACCAGAAGATTTAATTGACAGATTAAACAAAGGAAAAATATACAAACAAAGTCAGGTAAAAAGAGCATTAGATAATTTTTTTACTAGAGGAAAACTAGTTGCTTTAAGAGAAATCGCATTAAGAAAAACAGCAGATCAAGTAAATAGGATGGCAATACAAAGTAAGATAAGTACAAAGAGTTCTTTTACAAAAGAACACATATTAGTATGTGTATCTTCTTCACCAACGAGTTTGAAAGTAATTCGTTCAGCTGCTAGAATAGCAGATGCTTTTAAGGCAAGTTTTACCGCGCTATATGTTGAAGAGGCAGAAGATGGGATAGTGGATGATAAAGAACAAGTGTCATTACGTGAGAATCTACGTTTAGCTGAACAATTAGGAGCACAAATTTCGACTTTATATGGTGATGACGTATCCAATCAAATTGCAGAGTACGCTAAAATCAGTCATGTTTCAAAAATAGTTATAGGAAGAACAGTGCATTCTAAAAGATGGGTAAAAACAAATTTTGTAGATACTCTCACTCAATTAGCCCCTGAAATAGATATTTATATTATTCCAAATTCTAATTCTGTTTTAAAAAAAGAAAAAAAGTTTAAACTGATGAAACCACCAGAATTTTCATTAGAAGATACGATAAAAACACTCATTATACTTATGTCGAGTACAGTAGTCGGGTTTTTATTTGAGTGGATGCAGTTTGATGTATCCAATATTATTATAATTTATATTTTAGGTGTACAAATAAATGCTGTTGTTACAAAAGGAAGGCTATACAGTATAGTATCCTCTGTATTAAGTGTATTAGCTTTTAATTACTTGTTTACTAATCCACGTTTTACTTTTGAGGTATTTAATTCTAGTTACCCTATTACTTTTCTAGTAATGTTAGCAGCTGGGCTTATTACAAGCTCCCTTACAAAAAGAATCAAAGAACAAGCGAGACAAACAGCGCAAAAGGCTTATAGAACAGAGATTTTATTAGAAACCAATCAAAAATTACAAATGGCAGATGGCGTTCATGAAATTTTAAACCAGACTGGAAATCAGCTTGTAAGACTACTAGATAAGGATATAATTATTTATCCGGTTTTTTCAAACAAGCTATCTGCTCTTATTTTAATGGCTACTGATCATTCTGAAGAAACGTTAGTCACATACAACGCACTGAAAGAAAGTGGCGTAGCAGAGTGGGTATTAAAGAATAATAAGCGTGCTGGAGCAACAACAAACACGTTACCTGCATCTAAGTATCTATATATGTCCGTTAGAAAGAAGAATCAGGTTTTTGCTGTTATTGGCATATCAATGGGTGCTGGGAAGATATTAGAAATTTTTGAAAAAAGTATTCTAATTGCGATTTTAGGAGAATGCTCGATAGTTTTAGAAAAAGAAATCTTTAGGGATAGACAACATGAAATCTCTACAAGAATAGAGAAAGAACAATTACGTACAAATCTACTCAGATCAGTATCACATGATCTCAGAACACCTTTAACAGGAATATCAGGGAATGCTAAATTATTGATGGAAAAAGGTATTGATTTAACCAAAACGCAAAAAGAGGAATCGTATGCTATGATTTACGACGATTCAATGTGGCTAATAAATCTGGTTGAAAATTTATTATCGATTACTAAAATCGAAAATGAAAATATGAAGTTGAACCCTCAAATTGATGTGATGAATGAGGTGATAATAGAAGCAATTAAACATGTAGATAGACACCTTTCAGAACATGAATTTCATGTGGATTTAAGTGAGGACATTCTTATTGCTAAAATGGATCCACAGCTAATCATGCAAGTAATTGTAAATATTATTGATAACGCTATAAAATATACAGAAAAAGGTTCAGAAATTCAGTTAAGAGCAAAAAAAGAGGGTTGTCATATCCAAGTAGAAATAGCTGATGATGGCCCAGGTATTTCAGACGACGCTAAGATAAAAATCTTTGAGCTATTTTATACGGCTAATCAATTAGGAGCTGATGCGAGAAGAGGACTAGGTTTGGGTCTGTCATTATGTCGAAGTATACTTGCAGCACATGGAGGAGAAATATACGTGAAAGATAATAAGCCTAAAGGAACGATTATCGGATTTAGATTGGAATCAGTCGAGGTGAATCTAAATGAATAA
- a CDS encoding UPF0236 family transposase-like protein, translated as MDIIQYAVEKISETMVKNLDLTQKKELAFHNLISDVQESMNQIGITLVEDFIENLDDSLKHYPARKEAWHVQRKNDEKRLSTTMGDVVLKRTYYKNKQSGQFTYLVDDHLDLAPHSRMDLGLEAEILERVKDLSYQKTIDSFKTISIRSRTSVMNVVHKHLLEPTDVAIPSQKKIVDVLYIEADEDHVAYQDGKIGL; from the coding sequence ATGGACATTATACAGTATGCAGTTGAAAAAATCAGTGAAACAATGGTAAAAAATTTAGATTTAACACAAAAGAAAGAATTGGCTTTCCATAATCTTATTTCTGACGTCCAAGAATCGATGAATCAAATTGGTATTACTTTAGTAGAAGACTTCATTGAAAACTTAGATGATTCTCTAAAACACTATCCAGCAAGAAAAGAAGCCTGGCATGTTCAACGGAAGAATGATGAGAAACGACTTTCTACTACTATGGGAGACGTCGTCCTAAAACGGACGTACTATAAAAATAAGCAAAGTGGTCAGTTTACCTATCTAGTAGACGATCATTTAGACTTAGCTCCTCATAGTCGTATGGACTTAGGATTAGAAGCTGAGATTTTAGAAAGAGTGAAAGATTTATCCTACCAAAAAACAATCGATAGTTTTAAGACTATTTCTATTCGTAGCCGCACATCCGTCATGAACGTCGTTCATAAACATCTATTAGAACCTACTGATGTCGCTATTCCTTCACAGAAAAAAATAGTCGATGTATTATATATTGAAGCAGATGAAGACCACGTTGCCTATCAAGATGGGAAAATCGGTTTATGA
- a CDS encoding response regulator, with the protein MNKSTILVVEDDPSISKLISITLETHDYLYRTAKSGNEAILEILSNKPDIIILDLGLPDMDGIDIIKKVRSWSSIPIIVVSARGEDRDKIEALDAGADDYLTKPFSVDELLARLRVSLRRIQKDDELKLKEKSIFINGRLKVDYLSHSVLIEEQEIHVTPIEYKLLCLLAKNSGRVLTYNFILKEVWGIHDNDASALRVFMATLRKKIEEKPAKPQIIQTHIGVGYRMVRIEERKE; encoded by the coding sequence ATGAATAAGTCAACCATTTTAGTTGTAGAAGATGATCCTTCTATTAGTAAACTCATTTCTATCACTCTAGAGACCCACGATTATCTCTATCGGACAGCTAAGAGCGGAAATGAAGCTATTCTTGAAATTTTATCGAATAAGCCAGATATAATTATTTTAGATCTAGGATTACCTGATATGGATGGAATAGATATTATAAAAAAAGTTAGAAGCTGGTCTAGTATTCCAATTATTGTAGTAAGCGCTCGTGGAGAAGACCGAGATAAAATAGAAGCTTTAGATGCGGGTGCTGATGACTACCTAACAAAACCTTTTAGCGTGGATGAGCTTTTAGCAAGATTGCGTGTTAGTTTGAGGCGTATCCAAAAAGATGATGAATTAAAATTGAAAGAAAAAAGTATATTTATTAACGGTCGTTTAAAAGTTGACTATTTATCCCATTCTGTTTTGATAGAAGAGCAAGAAATTCATGTTACACCAATCGAGTACAAACTCTTGTGTCTGTTAGCGAAAAATAGCGGCCGAGTTCTTACGTATAATTTTATCTTGAAAGAAGTATGGGGGATACATGATAACGATGCATCGGCTTTACGCGTATTTATGGCTACTTTGAGAAAAAAGATAGAAGAAAAACCAGCTAAACCACAGATTATACAAACTCATATAGGTGTAGGATATAGAATGGTTCGTATAGAAGAGAGAAAAGAATAA